In Haladaptatus paucihalophilus DX253, the following proteins share a genomic window:
- a CDS encoding carbohydrate ABC transporter permease, producing the protein MIQTILATVSEGFGNAFGRSRIETSLWERVVFYGAIALTLFVSLLPFYWMVVTSFMPESAIYSLPPSFVPQDLTLKHYQSVFSPETFPFVTYFKNSLIISVITAGMSVVVATFGAYSFARLDYPGRGLFSRGVLLVYMFSGILLVVPLFKIIVWLGLVDNLGSLVITYLVQTLPVSLYMLGNYFRSVPPEIEEAAMMDGYSRLEVIFRITLPLSAPAIVAVFIYTYMIAWNEYLFASIFLRSQSTFTLPIGLDALSSGFHQVWGQIMAASLLTSIPIVIMFVYLEKYMVEGLTFGSVEG; encoded by the coding sequence ATGATACAGACAATACTCGCTACGGTGTCCGAGGGATTCGGTAACGCCTTCGGGCGAAGTCGCATCGAAACCAGCCTGTGGGAACGGGTCGTGTTCTACGGGGCGATAGCGCTCACGCTGTTCGTCTCGCTCCTCCCGTTCTACTGGATGGTCGTCACGAGCTTCATGCCGGAGAGCGCGATTTACTCGCTCCCGCCGTCGTTCGTGCCACAAGACCTGACGCTGAAACACTACCAGAGCGTCTTCAGCCCGGAGACGTTCCCGTTCGTCACCTACTTCAAAAACAGCCTCATCATCTCGGTGATAACCGCGGGGATGTCCGTCGTCGTCGCCACGTTCGGCGCGTACAGTTTCGCCCGCCTCGACTATCCGGGACGGGGGCTGTTTTCGCGCGGCGTCCTGCTCGTGTACATGTTCTCGGGCATCCTGCTGGTCGTGCCGCTGTTCAAAATCATCGTCTGGCTGGGACTCGTGGACAACCTCGGCAGTCTGGTCATCACCTACCTCGTCCAGACGCTGCCGGTGTCGCTGTACATGCTCGGGAACTACTTCCGGAGCGTCCCGCCGGAAATCGAGGAGGCGGCGATGATGGACGGCTACTCGCGGCTGGAAGTCATCTTCCGCATCACGCTCCCGCTTTCGGCACCCGCCATCGTGGCCGTGTTCATCTACACGTACATGATAGCGTGGAACGAGTACCTCTTCGCCAGTATCTTCCTCCGAAGCCAATCGACGTTCACGCTCCCCATCGGTCTGGACGCGCTCTCGTCCGGCTTCCACCAGGTGTGGGGACAGATAATGGCCGCATCGCTGCTGACGAGCATTCCCATCGTCATCATGTTCGTGTATCTTGAAAAATACATGGTCGAGGGCCTCACCTTCGGCTCGGTGGAGGGCTAA
- a CDS encoding carbohydrate ABC transporter permease, with product MSLANRTKLSLDGDYTVEQKEAILGYLLIAPALLLVAAVIVYPVLYNVYLSFTNVPLSPDASPTWVGLEHYRTLLSSGEFWAALKTTVIFTLFSDVLATAGGLGVAILFNRKFRGRRLVRGLMLLPYVAPLIAVAYVWQWLLDPLYGMVPYFLSNVLGIYSGNIDLLNNGKTALWTVIAFDAWRYFPFAFLMIIARLQAIPSDMYEAAKIDGAGRIARFKDITLAELKYVLATVFLLRWIWNFNKFADIWLLTKKVNTLSLYAYQTAFANYNHGQAASIAMVLFVALMLFVLMYVSWILEW from the coding sequence ATGAGTTTAGCAAATCGTACGAAGCTGTCGCTGGACGGCGATTACACCGTCGAGCAGAAGGAGGCCATCCTCGGCTACCTGCTCATCGCACCGGCGCTCCTGCTGGTCGCCGCGGTCATCGTGTATCCCGTCCTGTACAACGTGTACCTGAGCTTTACCAACGTCCCCCTGTCGCCCGACGCGTCCCCCACGTGGGTCGGTCTCGAACACTACCGAACCCTCCTTTCGAGCGGCGAGTTCTGGGCAGCGCTCAAGACGACGGTCATCTTCACGCTGTTCAGCGACGTGCTCGCCACCGCCGGTGGACTCGGCGTCGCCATCCTGTTTAACCGGAAGTTCCGCGGCCGTCGCCTCGTCCGCGGCCTCATGCTGTTGCCGTACGTCGCCCCGCTCATCGCGGTGGCCTACGTCTGGCAGTGGCTTCTCGACCCGCTGTACGGGATGGTTCCGTACTTCCTCAGCAACGTCCTCGGCATCTACTCGGGGAACATCGACCTGCTCAACAACGGGAAGACGGCGCTCTGGACGGTCATCGCCTTCGACGCGTGGCGCTACTTCCCGTTCGCGTTCCTGATGATCATCGCCCGACTGCAGGCGATTCCGAGCGACATGTACGAGGCGGCGAAAATCGACGGTGCGGGACGCATCGCCCGGTTCAAGGACATCACGCTGGCCGAGTTGAAGTACGTCCTCGCAACCGTCTTCCTGCTCCGCTGGATTTGGAACTTCAACAAGTTCGCCGACATCTGGCTGCTGACGAAGAAGGTCAACACGCTGTCGCTGTACGCCTACCAGACCGCGTTCGCCAACTACAACCACGGACAGGCGGCGTCCATCGCGATGGTGTTGTTCGTCGCGCTCATGCTGTTCGTGCTCATGTACGTCAGCTGGATTCTGGAGTGGTAA
- a CDS encoding ABC transporter substrate-binding protein: MTGDHKHGEKTRRTVLKSLGGAAGVTALAGCLGSLGGSGGDGGSKDVTFWTSNVENDRQKVIKDVLKSFESDHEAAVTMNAVKEDDLPTRISSARASDTLPTVAEFGLSPMQKLGSGGLLSTKAADDVIDSIGKDKFYKGALDLTKAPDGGHYSIPMYGWVEGMWFRKSVLEDNDLKQPTSWDTMLKAAKALHKPDDNQYGIVVGTKKTAFARQCFTPFARSNGARVFDKEGNIVFDSKEMIEALDFYGKLSKYTPPGKDTWKTANNTYLNEQCHIIQYSTFIMGDIVDKGEKMVKDTGFAPYVEHERKSSFGQIVGLNLFESASDGQLESGKELTEYMMDEKYVEWLHMAPGGMNPVLKKTASSDEFKDNETLKAWGSTVEDVSAAFENIERFGYVDGKAFPELGNITNKFLIADAISRVTDGESADTVAKEQAKKMRDAISE; this comes from the coding sequence ATGACAGGCGACCACAAACACGGGGAAAAAACGCGGCGTACGGTGCTGAAATCACTCGGCGGAGCGGCTGGCGTAACTGCTCTCGCGGGTTGTCTCGGCAGTCTCGGCGGCAGTGGTGGCGACGGTGGCTCGAAGGACGTCACCTTCTGGACGAGCAACGTGGAAAACGACCGACAGAAGGTCATCAAGGACGTGCTCAAATCCTTCGAATCGGACCACGAAGCGGCGGTCACGATGAACGCGGTCAAGGAGGACGACCTGCCGACCCGGATTTCGTCGGCGCGCGCCTCCGACACGCTTCCGACCGTCGCGGAATTCGGCCTCTCGCCGATGCAAAAACTCGGTAGCGGTGGTCTCCTCTCGACGAAAGCTGCGGACGACGTTATCGATTCCATCGGCAAGGACAAGTTCTACAAGGGCGCGCTCGACCTCACGAAAGCGCCCGACGGCGGCCACTATTCGATTCCGATGTACGGCTGGGTCGAGGGAATGTGGTTCCGAAAGAGCGTCTTGGAGGACAACGACCTGAAACAGCCGACGTCGTGGGACACCATGCTGAAGGCGGCGAAAGCGCTCCACAAACCGGACGACAATCAGTACGGTATCGTCGTCGGCACGAAGAAGACGGCGTTCGCCCGCCAGTGTTTCACGCCCTTCGCCCGCTCGAACGGCGCACGCGTGTTCGACAAGGAGGGCAACATCGTCTTCGACAGCAAGGAGATGATAGAGGCGCTCGACTTCTACGGTAAACTCTCGAAGTACACGCCGCCGGGCAAGGACACCTGGAAGACGGCGAACAACACGTACCTCAACGAGCAGTGTCACATCATCCAGTATTCGACGTTCATCATGGGCGACATCGTGGATAAAGGCGAGAAGATGGTGAAGGACACCGGATTCGCCCCGTACGTCGAACACGAGCGCAAGAGTTCGTTCGGTCAAATCGTCGGTCTCAATCTCTTCGAGTCGGCCTCGGACGGCCAACTCGAATCCGGAAAGGAACTGACCGAATACATGATGGACGAGAAGTACGTCGAGTGGCTCCACATGGCCCCCGGCGGAATGAACCCCGTCCTCAAGAAAACCGCGAGCAGTGACGAGTTCAAGGACAACGAGACGCTGAAGGCGTGGGGTTCGACCGTCGAGGACGTGTCGGCCGCCTTCGAGAACATCGAACGATTCGGCTACGTCGACGGCAAGGCGTTCCCGGAACTCGGCAACATCACGAACAAGTTCCTCATCGCGGACGCCATCTCGCGCGTCACCGACGGCGAGAGCGCCGATACGGTCGCGAAAGAACAGGCGAAGAAGATGCGCGACGCCATCTCGGAATAA
- a CDS encoding TrmB family transcriptional regulator gives MDTDELRNGLREAGLSTYQIDAYVALLNLGSASATSLAEQADVPRSRIYDVLRDLEEEGYVETYKQDALRARAREPTEVLQKLQSRAETLSNTATEIQNRWQQAGVGGHRISVLKRVETVIERAEEAIRNATSQVQLSVTPEQYEELAPALEACYENGVFVSVSFNTSHKLPSKLPSEEELSGVVTEARHRHLPAPFLALVDRKITCFAPHMEPVEQYGTVFEDETLSYVFHWYFEAALWESWAVVHTSHSETLPAEYVNIRRCIRDIAPLLGEGATITATARGREMGKRNTVALTGEITDVLYANGDLRDGEATPSLSSLAGQATIVIETDDGEYGIGGWGAVLEDMEADRIIIEKVSYPDDEEDA, from the coding sequence ATGGACACCGACGAACTTCGCAACGGACTCCGAGAGGCGGGGCTCTCGACCTACCAAATCGACGCGTACGTCGCTCTATTGAACCTCGGGAGCGCGTCGGCGACGTCGCTCGCGGAACAGGCGGACGTTCCGCGGTCGCGGATTTACGACGTGCTCCGGGACTTGGAGGAAGAGGGCTACGTGGAGACGTACAAACAGGACGCGCTTCGAGCGCGCGCCAGAGAGCCGACGGAGGTACTACAGAAACTCCAGTCGCGGGCGGAGACCCTCTCGAACACGGCGACCGAGATTCAAAATCGGTGGCAACAGGCGGGTGTGGGTGGGCACCGCATCAGCGTCCTCAAACGGGTCGAGACGGTCATCGAGCGGGCCGAGGAGGCGATACGAAACGCGACCAGCCAAGTACAGCTATCCGTGACGCCCGAACAGTACGAAGAACTCGCCCCGGCCCTCGAAGCCTGCTACGAAAACGGCGTCTTCGTCTCCGTATCGTTCAACACGAGTCACAAACTTCCGAGCAAACTCCCGTCGGAGGAGGAGTTGTCCGGCGTCGTCACGGAGGCGCGCCACCGCCACCTCCCCGCGCCGTTTCTCGCGCTCGTCGACCGAAAGATAACCTGCTTTGCGCCGCACATGGAACCGGTCGAGCAGTACGGCACGGTGTTCGAGGACGAGACGCTCTCGTACGTCTTCCACTGGTATTTCGAGGCCGCGCTCTGGGAATCGTGGGCCGTCGTCCACACGTCCCACAGCGAGACGCTCCCGGCGGAGTACGTGAACATCCGGCGGTGCATCCGCGACATCGCGCCGCTGCTCGGCGAGGGGGCGACCATCACCGCGACCGCGAGAGGGCGGGAGATGGGGAAACGAAACACGGTGGCGCTCACCGGCGAAATCACCGACGTGCTGTACGCCAACGGCGACCTCCGGGACGGGGAAGCGACGCCATCGCTCTCCTCGCTCGCGGGACAGGCGACCATCGTCATCGAGACGGACGACGGGGAGTACGGTATCGGCGGGTGGGGTGCCGTGCTCGAGGACATGGAAGCGGACAGGATCATCATCGAAAAGGTGAGCTACCCTGACGACGAGGAGGACGCCTGA
- a CDS encoding MGH1-like glycoside hydrolase domain-containing protein, whose product MLPDDCALAMDSGRQVIVDSRGDVTPKTPETGVYESDHRYLSTLEIGVGDADEWTVLGRDSRERGVTTTLASPTVGTGRGDQRPWTLEKRVELTETGVTATARLTNNTADTRETTVAFELTPDFGHVFEIPSFFSPRERQDRPVSVERHPNGCAFVGTLADGTERRVTVSSDSSIETTSTDDSATVSTDVAVAPASTRTVELDIDLPDGARNTPEIDAGIDCPRYGRLIDRAAETLGALMLPCGVPAAGAPRFLAPFGRDSLLVSYQLLPFDSSVAERTLRFLADEQGTETDDATLEAPGRIMHEKRHGDLPAIGESVRTPYYGTIDATPLFAALFADTVAETEDETLFGSVYPHAKSAVEWTLAELDDEGFLFYEPHDHPLGLAHLGWKDSAEALARPDGTPAQGSVALAEVQGYVFRALTRFGPLAERADDSTLAAECEVAAKTLAESFEKRLWLPEEGCYALGIDDRGVIPSVASNQGHAVWGGLGSDDRVARVATRLTDDDVLTSAGLRTFASSHDSFDPLSYHRGSVWPHDTSIAAMGFAERGHHETAEALAVRGLDALADTVRTDFPDRFGFPELMVGFDGDVSAGTVRHPDACIPAAWSAGSVFGFLQSVALNRETADAIAELVR is encoded by the coding sequence ATGCTTCCCGACGACTGTGCGCTCGCCATGGACTCCGGCCGACAGGTAATCGTCGATTCGAGGGGGGACGTCACTCCGAAGACGCCGGAAACCGGCGTGTACGAGTCCGACCATCGCTACCTCTCGACCCTCGAAATAGGGGTCGGAGACGCCGACGAGTGGACCGTCCTCGGCCGCGACTCCCGCGAGCGCGGCGTGACGACGACGCTCGCCAGCCCGACGGTCGGCACCGGTCGCGGCGACCAACGGCCGTGGACGCTCGAAAAACGCGTCGAACTCACGGAGACGGGCGTGACGGCCACGGCGCGACTCACGAACAACACCGCCGATACGCGGGAGACGACGGTCGCGTTCGAACTCACCCCCGATTTCGGCCACGTCTTCGAGATTCCGTCGTTCTTCTCGCCGCGCGAGCGCCAAGACAGGCCGGTTTCGGTCGAACGGCACCCGAACGGGTGTGCGTTCGTGGGAACCCTCGCGGACGGGACGGAACGGCGCGTGACGGTCAGTTCGGACTCCAGCATCGAGACGACGAGTACCGACGATTCGGCGACGGTTTCGACCGACGTGGCGGTCGCACCCGCTTCGACGCGGACGGTCGAACTCGACATCGACCTCCCGGACGGGGCGCGGAACACGCCCGAAATCGACGCGGGTATCGACTGTCCGCGGTACGGTCGGCTCATCGACCGCGCCGCGGAAACGCTCGGGGCGCTGATGCTTCCGTGCGGCGTCCCGGCCGCAGGCGCGCCGCGATTTCTCGCGCCGTTCGGCCGGGATTCGCTGCTCGTGAGCTACCAACTCCTGCCGTTCGATTCGAGCGTCGCGGAGCGAACGCTCCGGTTCTTGGCCGACGAGCAGGGAACGGAAACCGACGACGCGACGCTCGAAGCACCCGGCCGAATCATGCACGAGAAGCGCCACGGCGACCTCCCCGCCATCGGCGAGAGCGTTCGAACGCCGTACTACGGCACCATCGACGCGACGCCGCTGTTCGCCGCGTTGTTCGCGGATACCGTGGCGGAGACGGAGGACGAGACGCTGTTCGGTTCGGTGTATCCCCACGCGAAATCGGCCGTCGAGTGGACGCTCGCCGAGTTGGACGACGAGGGATTCCTCTTCTACGAACCGCACGACCACCCGCTCGGTCTCGCCCATCTCGGGTGGAAGGACAGCGCGGAGGCGCTCGCGCGGCCGGACGGGACGCCCGCACAGGGATCGGTCGCCCTCGCGGAGGTGCAGGGGTACGTCTTCCGCGCGCTGACGCGGTTCGGGCCGCTCGCGGAGCGGGCGGACGATTCGACGCTCGCGGCGGAGTGCGAGGTGGCCGCGAAAACGCTCGCCGAATCGTTCGAGAAACGGCTGTGGCTCCCCGAGGAGGGGTGTTACGCGCTCGGTATCGACGACCGAGGAGTCATCCCGAGCGTGGCGTCGAATCAGGGCCACGCCGTCTGGGGCGGGTTGGGAAGCGACGACCGGGTCGCACGAGTCGCAACCCGGCTGACGGACGACGACGTGCTCACGTCGGCGGGGCTCAGGACGTTCGCGTCGTCGCACGACTCGTTCGACCCGCTCTCGTACCACCGCGGGAGCGTCTGGCCCCACGACACCAGCATCGCCGCGATGGGATTCGCGGAGCGCGGCCACCACGAGACGGCCGAAGCGCTCGCCGTGCGGGGACTCGACGCGCTCGCCGACACGGTTCGGACGGACTTCCCGGACCGGTTCGGCTTCCCGGAACTCATGGTCGGCTTCGACGGGGACGTATCGGCGGGGACGGTCCGACACCCGGACGCCTGTATTCCGGCGGCGTGGAGCGCCGGGAGCGTGTTCGGCTTTCTGCAGAGTGTAGCGCTCAACCGGGAAACGGCGGACGCGATAGCCGAGTTGGTTCGGTAG
- a CDS encoding MFS transporter, with protein MSRNWRSVATVTGWQTAASLCYYSIFAATGIVRDAFSLSASSVGFFLTAALFGYTLALFPSGAAVDGYGEKRVMVVGLVALAVATVGVSVASSYALLLVAGLALGAAYSSAMPASNRGIITSAPDGRQNLAMGLKQVGVTAGSAVASLVITGVAAVAAWQLGFWVIAVLAGGYALGFAAVYGGSSGDGQLSLPDFSELRSNVPYLLLVVAGFFLGASIFAMLGYIVLYVVDGLGKTTAVGGIVLALTQVTGSAARIGAGTAADRLGGARGSATVALVQIATGVVLFGALAAGSPSFPVALVVFAGLGLSIYGSTGVFYSCLSTLVNGDDIGAATAGGQTAINVGGLVAPPIFGMLVERSGYGTGWELLAGMTLVAAILLVVVRRSA; from the coding sequence GTGTCGAGAAATTGGCGGTCCGTTGCGACGGTCACCGGGTGGCAAACGGCGGCGAGCCTCTGTTACTACAGCATCTTCGCCGCAACCGGCATCGTCCGCGACGCCTTTTCCCTGTCGGCGTCGAGCGTCGGCTTCTTCCTGACGGCGGCGCTGTTCGGCTACACGCTCGCGCTGTTCCCGAGCGGTGCCGCGGTGGACGGCTACGGCGAGAAACGCGTGATGGTCGTGGGATTGGTCGCGCTCGCCGTGGCCACCGTCGGCGTCTCCGTCGCGTCATCGTACGCGTTGTTGCTCGTGGCGGGCCTCGCGCTGGGTGCGGCCTACTCGTCGGCCATGCCCGCGTCGAACCGGGGCATCATCACCAGCGCGCCGGACGGTCGGCAGAACCTCGCTATGGGACTGAAACAGGTCGGCGTCACGGCCGGGAGCGCCGTCGCCTCGCTCGTTATCACCGGCGTCGCCGCCGTCGCGGCGTGGCAGCTCGGATTCTGGGTCATCGCGGTGCTCGCGGGTGGCTACGCGCTCGGGTTCGCCGCCGTCTACGGCGGGTCGTCCGGCGACGGCCAGCTGTCGCTGCCGGATTTTTCGGAACTCCGGTCGAACGTGCCGTACCTGCTGCTCGTCGTCGCCGGGTTCTTCCTCGGCGCGTCCATCTTCGCCATGCTCGGGTACATCGTCCTCTACGTCGTGGACGGTCTCGGCAAAACGACCGCCGTCGGCGGTATCGTGTTGGCGCTCACCCAGGTCACGGGAAGTGCCGCACGAATCGGTGCCGGAACCGCCGCGGACAGGCTCGGCGGTGCCCGCGGGTCGGCGACCGTCGCGCTCGTCCAGATTGCGACCGGTGTCGTCCTGTTCGGCGCACTCGCCGCCGGAAGCCCCTCGTTCCCCGTCGCGCTCGTCGTGTTCGCCGGACTCGGCCTCTCGATTTACGGCTCGACCGGCGTGTTCTACTCCTGTCTGAGCACACTCGTCAACGGCGACGACATCGGGGCCGCGACGGCGGGCGGGCAGACCGCCATCAACGTCGGCGGACTCGTCGCCCCGCCCATCTTCGGAATGCTCGTCGAACGGTCGGGGTACGGAACCGGCTGGGAACTGTTGGCCGGGATGACGTTGGTCGCGGCGATACTCCTCGTCGTCGTTCGCCGCTCGGCCTGA